Proteins encoded together in one Candidatus Xianfuyuplasma coldseepsis window:
- a CDS encoding metalloregulator ArsR/SmtB family transcription factor produces the protein MEYEKVFKVLSDKSRLRILATLLKEPMYVELLANRLDLHPSTVSFHLKKLERAGMVSSVKEQYYVMYSINKKVLNINVMQILSSMRTSSQTEEEREEEYNQKILSNFFKDGILQSIPVQLKKRKIVLEKIAQSFDCNRTYTEKEVNHIISDFHPDFCTIRREFIMNKMFTRENGIYQKIK, from the coding sequence GTGGAGTACGAAAAAGTATTCAAAGTACTATCCGATAAATCACGCCTTAGGATACTTGCGACATTATTGAAGGAACCGATGTATGTCGAGTTATTAGCCAATCGATTAGATCTACATCCATCCACTGTATCGTTTCACTTGAAGAAACTTGAACGAGCTGGTATGGTTTCGAGTGTTAAAGAACAGTATTATGTCATGTACAGTATCAATAAAAAAGTGTTAAATATTAATGTGATGCAAATATTGTCAAGTATGAGAACATCGTCACAAACAGAGGAAGAACGAGAAGAAGAATACAATCAAAAAATTTTATCGAACTTTTTTAAAGACGGTATACTTCAGTCGATACCTGTACAACTAAAAAAACGTAAGATCGTACTAGAAAAGATTGCTCAATCATTTGATTGTAATCGTACCTATACAGAAAAAGAGGTAAATCACATCATCAGCGATTTTCATCCTGATTTTTGTACAATACGACGTGAATTCATCATGAATAAAATGTTTACGCGAGAAAATGGAATATATCAAAAAATAAAATAA
- a CDS encoding helix-hairpin-helix domain-containing protein encodes MKVYIQKYGIYAVVFVFVVVVIVSMIRKPEESEEEFTPYIVNNEQEVKKTFIYVDLKGAVMFPGVYKVEHNSRLFQVVERAGGLIANADGNAINLSMILKDQDVIYIPTNDEEYPNILDQTDNNYGGVININTASLEVLQTLSGIGPATAQSIIDYRTENGAFVSIDDILNVSGIGEATFAEIQEFITV; translated from the coding sequence ATGAAAGTGTACATCCAAAAATATGGAATTTATGCAGTTGTATTTGTGTTTGTAGTAGTGGTTATAGTAAGTATGATAAGAAAACCAGAAGAATCAGAGGAAGAGTTTACACCTTATATCGTCAATAATGAACAAGAGGTTAAAAAAACGTTCATATATGTGGACTTAAAAGGAGCTGTAATGTTTCCTGGTGTTTATAAGGTTGAACATAACAGTCGATTATTCCAGGTTGTTGAGAGAGCTGGTGGTTTGATAGCTAATGCTGATGGAAATGCGATTAATTTAAGTATGATCCTAAAAGATCAAGATGTAATCTACATCCCAACAAATGATGAAGAATATCCGAATATTCTCGATCAGACAGATAACAATTATGGTGGTGTGATTAATATCAATACAGCGTCGCTAGAGGTGTTGCAAACTCTAAGTGGTATCGGACCAGCAACAGCACAAAGTATTATTGACTACAGAACGGAAAATGGTGCTTTTGTATCTATTGACGACATATTAAACGTAAGTGGTATTGGTGAGGCAACGTTTGCTGAAATTCAAGAATTTATTACAGTTTAG
- a CDS encoding DNA internalization-related competence protein ComEC/Rec2: protein MLKFKNLLQFRYRFIYIAIALTIVILVLSNWIFLLLVPPYVVYIGKNHRDLFKIIIVILAMYLVSTTIFNVQQIENTGQYKVKVLKYNKKDDYCRIIARYKLKTVNVYTDCVVDVLIGSTYIIKGQVSESDKVTIPNTFDYKKYLASQNIRYIVYAETLEFHRSGISIYQLSEIVNQYIETNLPLSKGYIKTFLLADKSEIDQEVINGINYLGISHLFAVSGYHIGLLVIALRKVLKRVINNVTIIDIVISFVLVLYLIITSFSASVTRAVLLFLLMKLNKQYKLRYSVLDILSLIYIGLLIMRPYYYNNMGFVLSFIITYTIILAKNILVNQSKSNAIIIVSGIAFLVSFPIILNANYQINLFTLNMNIIMVIIMTVVVLPLTYIAFIVPVLDTLLHRIYTLFEAIVNMLSQFDFFVIKGYISSNVVFIIIYIMIFSLLVKIERKISFRFEATMIIGLLIFSFNITTLSPIQRVVFLDVHGDSTFIQDSFGKCTILIDTGEKDEYDSVASYLQTYNIRKIDYVIISHFHSDHYGELNDVISTFKVEHLISANTVSEFEDRVITCGNLRMYIYPLDYTATNENNNSIITSVWIQNEHFLFVGDSELKREERFISLYDIDVDVLKVGHHGSITSTSQLFLDAITPEEAYIMVHRNNRNRHPDQTVIERLVNNDIVVHRTDLEGTIEIRYFLDKKWKKTYQP, encoded by the coding sequence TTGCTGAAATTCAAGAATTTATTACAGTTTAGATATCGATTTATATATATTGCTATTGCATTAACAATAGTTATATTAGTGTTGAGTAACTGGATATTCTTACTTCTTGTACCGCCATATGTTGTTTATATTGGTAAAAATCATAGGGATTTATTCAAAATAATCATAGTGATTTTAGCGATGTACTTAGTTTCAACAACTATTTTTAATGTTCAACAGATTGAAAATACTGGACAATACAAAGTAAAGGTTTTAAAATATAATAAAAAAGACGATTATTGTAGAATTATTGCTCGCTATAAATTAAAAACGGTCAATGTATATACAGATTGTGTAGTAGATGTTTTGATAGGGTCGACATACATAATTAAGGGCCAAGTTAGTGAATCTGACAAGGTAACAATCCCAAATACGTTTGACTATAAAAAATATCTTGCATCACAAAACATACGCTACATTGTATATGCGGAAACCTTAGAGTTTCACCGATCTGGTATTTCTATTTATCAGTTGAGTGAAATTGTCAATCAGTATATAGAAACGAACTTACCATTATCTAAAGGATATATTAAAACATTCCTTCTTGCAGATAAAAGTGAAATTGACCAGGAAGTAATTAACGGTATAAATTACCTGGGGATTTCTCACCTTTTTGCAGTAAGTGGTTATCATATAGGTTTGCTTGTGATTGCACTGAGAAAGGTCTTGAAACGTGTTATTAACAATGTAACAATAATAGATATTGTCATTAGTTTTGTATTAGTATTATATCTTATAATCACTTCATTTTCCGCATCTGTTACGAGAGCAGTTTTATTGTTTCTACTAATGAAACTGAACAAACAATATAAATTGAGATATTCAGTTCTTGACATATTATCGCTAATTTATATCGGTTTACTGATCATGCGACCATACTATTATAATAATATGGGCTTTGTATTAAGTTTCATAATAACGTATACTATTATTTTAGCGAAAAACATACTTGTCAATCAATCCAAATCAAACGCCATAATAATTGTTAGTGGGATCGCTTTTCTTGTGTCATTTCCGATAATACTAAATGCGAATTATCAAATTAATCTGTTTACATTAAATATGAATATTATTATGGTAATTATAATGACAGTTGTAGTCCTTCCATTAACATATATAGCATTTATAGTACCTGTGTTAGATACATTGCTACATCGTATATATACTCTATTTGAAGCAATAGTTAATATGCTTTCTCAATTTGATTTCTTTGTTATAAAAGGTTATATTAGTTCGAATGTGGTATTTATAATAATTTATATTATGATATTTTCACTATTAGTTAAAATTGAGCGAAAAATATCATTTAGATTTGAAGCAACAATGATTATTGGTTTATTGATTTTTTCATTTAATATTACTACTTTGTCGCCGATACAACGAGTAGTATTTTTGGATGTACATGGTGATAGTACATTCATTCAGGATTCATTTGGGAAGTGTACAATATTAATAGATACAGGTGAGAAAGACGAATATGATTCCGTTGCGTCGTATTTACAGACCTATAATATTCGGAAGATTGATTATGTAATTATTAGTCATTTCCATTCTGATCACTATGGTGAACTGAATGATGTTATCTCTACATTCAAAGTGGAACATCTTATTTCAGCGAATACTGTTTCTGAATTTGAGGATCGTGTGATTACATGTGGGAATTTACGGATGTATATTTATCCACTTGATTATACTGCTACTAACGAAAATAATAATTCGATTATTACAAGTGTATGGATTCAGAATGAACACTTTTTGTTTGTCGGTGATAGTGAACTCAAGCGGGAAGAACGGTTTATTTCTTTATATGATATTGACGTTGATGTATTGAAAGTAGGGCACCATGGAAGTATCACTAGCACATCACAATTATTTTTGGATGCCATTACTCCAGAAGAAGCCTATATTATGGTTCATCGTAATAATCGGAATCGCCATCCTGATCAAACCGTTATAGAACGTCTTGTTAATAATGACATAGTTGTTCATAGAACGGATTTGGAAGGTACGATTGAAATCCGATATTTCTTGGATAAGAAATGGAAAAAAACATATCAGCCATAA
- the holA gene encoding DNA polymerase III subunit delta, with translation MAEQVYLFYGDDYYIIKQKTNQIVESNNIDEFNVTTYDMEETNIEDAINDATTIPFMADIKAVIVKNAYFLSTDTSKRKELHHNLESLKRYLEHPAEGSLLIVQVPFAKLDERKAITKHIKKIATVEHCTPLKDQDLRGWVKRQLGKHGISIDADALNELLNRVENNTEVLVSETTKLVLYAEDLNRVDLDIVKKVITKNVEDNVYEITNSILANERGKALEIYNDLIMHSEDPLRILGILVNKYREILHTKMMINEGRDKAAIASYFNATSGRTYYIMKNARSVHLDDVENQLKKLEELDYKIKTGQIDKKIGLELFILGT, from the coding sequence ATGGCAGAACAAGTATATTTATTTTATGGCGATGACTATTATATCATCAAACAGAAAACCAATCAGATTGTTGAAAGCAACAATATTGATGAGTTCAATGTGACAACGTACGATATGGAAGAAACGAATATCGAAGATGCCATCAATGATGCGACAACAATCCCGTTTATGGCTGATATAAAAGCGGTAATAGTCAAGAACGCATATTTTTTGTCAACAGATACCTCAAAACGCAAAGAACTACATCATAATTTGGAATCACTTAAGCGGTATTTGGAACATCCTGCAGAGGGGTCATTATTGATCGTACAAGTTCCCTTTGCGAAACTAGATGAACGAAAAGCGATTACGAAGCACATTAAAAAAATAGCAACTGTAGAACATTGTACTCCCCTGAAAGATCAAGACTTAAGAGGGTGGGTAAAACGCCAACTTGGTAAACATGGTATCAGTATAGATGCCGATGCACTGAACGAATTATTAAATCGTGTTGAGAATAATACAGAAGTATTGGTCAGTGAAACAACAAAGTTGGTTTTATATGCTGAAGATTTGAATCGAGTAGACTTGGATATTGTAAAAAAAGTCATTACGAAAAATGTCGAAGACAATGTGTATGAAATTACAAATAGCATTCTTGCAAACGAACGTGGAAAAGCCCTTGAAATCTATAATGATTTAATCATGCATAGTGAAGATCCGTTGCGTATACTAGGTATATTAGTAAATAAATATCGCGAGATACTGCATACGAAGATGATGATCAATGAGGGTCGAGATAAAGCGGCGATCGCATCGTATTTTAACGCGACGAGTGGCCGTACGTACTACATTATGAAAAATGCACGATCTGTGCATCTTGATGATGTCGAAAATCAGCTTAAAAAATTGGAAGAACTGGATTATAAAATCAAAACCGGTCAAATTGATAAGAAGATTGGTTTAGAACTGTTTATATTAGGCACTTAA
- the rpsT gene encoding 30S ribosomal protein S20 — translation MANIKGQMKRNLTNEKRRLANASFKSGLKTAIKNVETSAAANDKSAATSNLSIAFQKLDKSVTKGIHHKNYVARQKSRLSKLVDSL, via the coding sequence ATGGCAAATATCAAAGGACAAATGAAACGTAATTTAACCAATGAAAAACGACGTTTAGCAAACGCATCGTTTAAATCAGGTTTAAAAACAGCAATCAAAAATGTAGAAACTTCTGCAGCAGCAAATGATAAATCTGCAGCAACATCAAACTTGTCCATCGCATTCCAAAAATTGGATAAATCCGTAACCAAAGGAATTCATCACAAAAACTATGTTGCACGACAAAAATCACGCTTATCAAAATTAGTGGATAGTCTTTAA
- a CDS encoding YaiI/YqxD family protein has protein sequence MRILVDADACPVKKQIVDVAKPRSIDVWMFFDTSHQHEDGYSKTFQFDKGHDSVDYALINKVQAGDIVVTQDYGVATMALSKNALPIHHNGLIYTDDNILSLLNNRATNQKHRKHRYPKGPKKRTEKDNQRFTKNLISLINRN, from the coding sequence ATGAGAATTCTTGTTGATGCAGACGCATGTCCCGTAAAAAAGCAAATCGTGGACGTTGCCAAACCTCGTTCCATTGACGTATGGATGTTTTTTGATACGTCCCATCAACATGAAGATGGCTACAGTAAAACCTTTCAATTTGACAAAGGACATGACAGTGTAGATTATGCGTTAATCAACAAAGTACAAGCAGGAGACATTGTGGTGACACAGGATTATGGAGTTGCGACCATGGCCCTTAGCAAGAACGCATTGCCAATTCATCACAATGGATTAATCTATACCGATGACAACATCTTGTCCCTATTAAACAATCGTGCCACCAATCAGAAGCATCGAAAGCACCGTTATCCAAAGGGTCCAAAAAAACGAACAGAGAAGGATAATCAACGGTTTACAAAAAATCTGATATCCCTAATTAATCGCAATTAA
- a CDS encoding putative ABC transporter permease, with protein sequence MKRYIMYLIAYSVGGFVLERIINLIFLQEWYDNSVLVGPYQPLYGNGVLLGVLFMEYVYPKIHANTVIKEGTFILVAILATALSEATTGYFFEWLTGIHLWDYGQTFTCNLEYVCLIPTSLFGIISYLVIKYLHPRFKIWLDRTPNSVFIPLLVIIIIDIVYTFYTLV encoded by the coding sequence ATGAAGCGTTATATTATGTATCTAATCGCCTATTCCGTCGGCGGATTTGTCTTAGAACGGATTATCAATCTCATCTTTCTTCAAGAATGGTATGACAATTCTGTTCTTGTTGGTCCCTACCAACCGCTGTATGGAAACGGGGTCCTTCTTGGTGTGTTATTCATGGAATATGTGTATCCTAAGATCCATGCAAATACGGTTATCAAAGAAGGAACATTCATCCTTGTAGCGATTCTTGCAACAGCTCTTTCCGAAGCAACAACCGGATACTTTTTTGAATGGCTTACTGGAATTCATTTATGGGATTATGGCCAAACATTTACTTGTAATCTAGAATACGTATGTCTTATTCCAACGTCGCTGTTTGGAATCATTAGCTATCTCGTGATTAAATACCTTCATCCACGATTCAAAATCTGGTTGGACCGCACCCCAAATTCTGTGTTCATTCCGCTTCTTGTTATAATAATCATTGATATCGTATATACATTTTATACTCTTGTTTAG